One genomic segment of Dysosmobacter sp. Marseille-Q4140 includes these proteins:
- a CDS encoding aldo/keto reductase, translating to MKKVRLGRTELYVTKTAFGALPIQRIPKADAVKLVRRAVDGGINYFDTANMYTDSEEKLGEALNGIRDQVVISTKSAGKDKKTVRAHIEQSLRSLRTDYIDLFQFHNPAVLPDINDPDGVFSVVLEAKQKGYIRHIGITNHRLGVAREAIASGNFETLQFPFCYLAAPQDLELVEQCKAADMGFIAMKGLSGGLLNNAAACFAFMEQYPTVVPIWGIQREEELDQWLALAADPPALTPELQAVIDKDRQELAGDFCRSCGYCLPCAAGIDIPQAARMSALLRRSPYQPYMSDEWHAKMHQIENCIHCDACKSRCPYGLDTPALLQKMLKDYDEFYAVHHND from the coding sequence ATGAAAAAAGTCAGACTGGGCCGCACGGAGCTGTACGTCACCAAGACAGCCTTCGGCGCCCTGCCCATCCAGCGGATCCCCAAGGCGGACGCGGTGAAGCTGGTCCGCCGGGCCGTGGATGGCGGCATCAACTACTTCGACACCGCCAATATGTACACCGACAGCGAGGAAAAGCTGGGCGAGGCCCTGAACGGCATCCGGGACCAGGTGGTGATCTCCACCAAGAGTGCCGGAAAAGATAAGAAAACGGTCCGAGCCCACATTGAGCAGAGCCTGCGGAGCCTCCGCACGGATTACATCGACCTGTTCCAGTTTCACAATCCCGCCGTTCTGCCGGACATCAACGACCCCGACGGCGTCTTTTCCGTGGTGCTGGAGGCCAAGCAGAAGGGCTACATCCGCCACATCGGCATCACCAACCACCGCTTGGGCGTGGCCCGGGAGGCCATCGCCTCCGGCAATTTTGAGACGCTGCAATTTCCCTTCTGCTACCTGGCGGCGCCCCAGGATCTGGAGCTGGTGGAGCAGTGCAAGGCGGCGGACATGGGCTTCATCGCCATGAAGGGCCTCTCCGGCGGCCTGCTGAACAACGCCGCCGCCTGCTTCGCCTTCATGGAGCAGTATCCCACCGTGGTGCCCATCTGGGGTATCCAGAGGGAGGAGGAGCTGGACCAGTGGCTGGCTCTGGCCGCCGATCCCCCGGCCCTGACGCCGGAGCTCCAGGCAGTCATCGACAAGGACCGGCAGGAGCTGGCCGGGGACTTCTGCCGCTCCTGCGGCTACTGCCTGCCCTGCGCCGCCGGCATCGACATCCCCCAGGCCGCCCGGATGAGCGCCCTGCTGCGCCGCTCTCCCTATCAGCCCTACATGAGCGATGAGTGGCACGCCAAGATGCACCAAATTGAGAACTGCATCCACTGCGACGCCTGCAAGTCCCGCTGCCCCTACGGGCTGGACACCCCGGCCCTGCTGCAGAAGATGCTGAAGGACTACGACGAATTCTACGCCGTCCACCACAACGACTGA